In Streptomyces sp. TS71-3, the following proteins share a genomic window:
- a CDS encoding fumarylacetoacetate hydrolase family protein: MVDPNALSPGSVLPEDADGAALVARVQEPEWGGPCVAAVRGEEVVDLTALAPTVSDLLERDDAAELVRRAEGGRTWRLGELLAATAEGRRDVPHLLAPVDLQLLKAAGVTFARSMLERVIEERTGGDPAGAERVRELVAKAVGGALAHVTPGSPEAARAKELLISEGLWSQYLEVGIGPDPEVFTKAPVLSAVGTGADIGILASSVWNNPEPEAVLAVDSRGRVRGATLGNDVNLRDVEGRSALLLPRAKDNNASCAIGPFLRLLDDGFTLDDVRGLDIELRVEGPDGFVLQGLSSMREISRDVLDLVASVHGPHHQHPDGFVLFTGTLFAPTEDRSVPGEGFTHERGDVVRISSPRLGALVNTVTTSESAPPWEFGITALMRNLAARGLL, translated from the coding sequence ATGGTGGACCCGAACGCTCTGTCACCCGGCTCTGTGCTCCCCGAGGACGCGGACGGTGCCGCCCTCGTCGCCCGCGTGCAGGAGCCGGAGTGGGGCGGACCGTGCGTGGCCGCCGTGCGCGGCGAGGAGGTCGTCGACCTGACCGCGCTCGCCCCCACCGTCTCTGACCTGCTCGAGCGCGACGACGCGGCCGAGCTGGTGCGCCGCGCCGAGGGCGGCAGGACCTGGCGGCTGGGAGAGCTGCTGGCCGCCACGGCCGAGGGCCGCCGCGACGTGCCCCACCTGCTCGCCCCCGTCGACCTCCAGCTCCTCAAGGCGGCCGGTGTCACCTTCGCGCGCAGCATGCTGGAGCGGGTCATCGAGGAGCGCACCGGCGGCGACCCGGCGGGCGCCGAGCGGGTGCGGGAGCTCGTCGCGAAGGCCGTCGGAGGCGCCCTCGCCCACGTCACGCCCGGCTCCCCGGAGGCCGCGAGGGCCAAGGAGCTGCTGATATCCGAGGGGCTCTGGTCGCAGTACCTGGAGGTCGGCATCGGCCCCGACCCCGAGGTCTTCACCAAGGCGCCCGTGCTCTCCGCGGTCGGCACCGGCGCCGACATCGGCATCCTGGCCTCGTCCGTGTGGAACAACCCGGAGCCCGAGGCCGTCCTCGCCGTGGACTCCAGGGGCCGGGTGCGCGGCGCCACCCTCGGCAACGACGTCAACCTCCGCGACGTCGAGGGCCGCAGCGCGCTGCTGCTGCCCCGCGCCAAGGACAACAACGCGTCCTGTGCCATAGGCCCCTTCCTCCGCCTCCTCGACGACGGCTTCACCCTCGACGACGTCCGGGGGCTCGACATCGAGCTGCGGGTCGAGGGACCGGACGGGTTCGTCCTCCAGGGCCTCAGCTCGATGCGGGAGATCAGCCGGGACGTGCTCGACCTGGTGGCCTCCGTGCACGGTCCCCACCACCAGCACCCGGACGGCTTCGTGCTCTTCACCGGGACCCTCTTCGCGCCCACGGAGGACCGCTCGGTGCCGGGCGAGGGCTTCACCCACGAGCGCGGTGACGTGGTCCGGATCTCCAGCCCCCGGCTGGGCGCCCTGGTGAACACCGTCACCACCAGCGAGAGCGCGCCGCCGTGGGAGTTCGGGATCACCGCGCTGATGCGCAACCTCGCGGCACGGGGCCTGCTGTGA
- a CDS encoding FAD-linked oxidase C-terminal domain-containing protein → MPTALAELAAHLPDGALVTDPDVLEAHRGDRAPFCPSGTPAALVRARSTDEVSLVLRTADRYRVPVVPQAARTGLAGGANAVDGCILLSVERMDRILDIDTVDQVAVVEAGVVNADLSRAVAEHGLFYPPDPSSWEMSTLGGNAATNAGGLCCVKYGVTGDFVRGLTVVLASGEVLRTGRRTAKGVAGYDLTHLFVGSEGTLGVITEVTLALRPAAQAPLTAVGFFPAPAAACAAVADYMADGTRPSLLELMDRPTMDVVSAYRDPGFPPDAGAVLIAQSDRGEQAPADLKRFADIAARHGGDAIVSEDPAEAELLLAARRMVAVATEQLGSYLADDVCVPRRVLAELVDGVQDVAREHGVRITCVAHAGDGNLHPHVLFDPADPDEVARAHRAFGAVMDLGLALGGTITGEHGVGVLKRDWLRKELGPVGLRVHHDIKRALDPGGILNPGKVLAAPGPAPSAG, encoded by the coding sequence CTGCCCACCGCACTGGCCGAGCTGGCCGCGCACCTCCCGGACGGCGCCCTGGTCACCGACCCGGACGTGCTGGAGGCTCACCGCGGTGACCGCGCCCCGTTCTGCCCGAGCGGCACTCCCGCCGCCCTGGTACGCGCCCGCAGCACCGACGAGGTGTCGCTGGTGCTGCGCACCGCCGACCGGTACCGCGTCCCCGTGGTGCCGCAGGCCGCCCGGACCGGCCTGGCCGGCGGCGCCAACGCCGTCGACGGCTGCATCCTGCTGTCGGTGGAGCGCATGGACCGCATCCTCGACATCGACACCGTCGACCAGGTGGCGGTCGTCGAGGCCGGAGTCGTCAACGCCGACTTGTCCCGCGCCGTCGCCGAACACGGCCTGTTCTACCCGCCCGACCCGTCCTCGTGGGAGATGTCGACGCTCGGCGGGAACGCCGCCACGAACGCCGGGGGCCTGTGCTGCGTCAAGTACGGCGTCACCGGCGACTTCGTCCGCGGCCTGACCGTGGTGCTCGCGAGCGGCGAGGTGCTGCGCACCGGCCGCCGCACCGCCAAGGGCGTCGCGGGATACGACCTCACCCACCTGTTCGTCGGCTCCGAGGGCACCCTCGGCGTCATCACCGAGGTGACCCTCGCACTGCGGCCCGCCGCCCAGGCACCGCTGACCGCCGTCGGCTTCTTCCCGGCACCGGCGGCCGCGTGCGCGGCGGTCGCCGACTACATGGCGGACGGCACCCGGCCCAGCCTGCTGGAGCTGATGGACCGGCCCACCATGGACGTCGTCTCCGCCTACCGCGACCCGGGCTTCCCGCCCGACGCGGGCGCCGTGCTGATCGCCCAGTCGGACCGCGGCGAGCAGGCGCCCGCGGACCTGAAGCGGTTCGCGGACATCGCGGCCCGGCACGGCGGTGACGCCATCGTCTCCGAGGACCCCGCGGAGGCCGAGCTGCTGCTGGCCGCCCGGCGCATGGTGGCGGTGGCCACCGAGCAGCTCGGCTCCTACCTCGCGGACGACGTGTGCGTGCCCCGCCGCGTCCTCGCCGAGCTGGTCGACGGCGTGCAGGACGTGGCCCGCGAGCACGGGGTGCGGATCACCTGCGTCGCGCACGCCGGGGACGGCAACCTCCATCCGCATGTCCTCTTCGATCCGGCGGATCCCGACGAGGTGGCGCGCGCGCACCGGGCGTTCGGCGCGGTGATGGACCTCGGGCTCGCCCTCGGCGGCACCATCACGGGCGAGCACGGAGTCGGGGTGCTCAAGCGCGACTGGCTCCGCAAGGAGCTGGGACCCGTCGGGCTCCGCGTCCACCACGACATCAAGCGCGCCCTCGACCCGGGCGGCATCCTCAACCCGGGCAAGGTCCTCGCGGCGCCGGGCCCCGCGCCGTCAGCCGGTTAG
- a CDS encoding S1 family peptidase, with protein sequence MSRTSARCVRRIAVVSGLLAAVAAIAPVAVAQNAAAAGAGPGRLATADAAVRRADVAGTAWYTDPARGTLVVTADRTVGAGDIARIRAAARVKAGALEIRRIPGRLAERAAGGDIITGPGGLRCTVGFNVRDAGGTAYALTAGHCTQGGGTWSIGPVTASSFPGDDYGLIRYSDPSQAEGGVRGPGGTLIDIMDARTPSVGQSVCRTGPATGVHCGTVSALNATVNYGGGDVVTGLIQTTVCAEPGDSGGPLFTGHSALGITSGGSGTCSSGGTTFFQPVVEPLSAYGLSLL encoded by the coding sequence ATGAGCAGGACGTCCGCACGCTGCGTGCGCAGGATCGCCGTCGTCTCCGGGCTGCTGGCCGCCGTCGCCGCCATCGCGCCCGTCGCCGTCGCGCAGAACGCCGCCGCTGCCGGGGCGGGCCCGGGCCGGCTCGCGACCGCCGACGCGGCCGTCCGGCGAGCCGACGTGGCGGGCACCGCCTGGTACACCGACCCGGCGCGGGGCACCCTCGTGGTGACCGCGGACCGTACGGTCGGCGCCGGGGACATCGCCCGGATCAGGGCCGCGGCGCGCGTCAAGGCCGGAGCGCTGGAGATCCGCCGCATCCCGGGCCGGCTCGCCGAGCGGGCGGCCGGCGGAGACATCATCACCGGCCCGGGCGGGCTGCGCTGCACGGTGGGCTTCAACGTCAGGGACGCCGGCGGCACCGCGTACGCCCTCACCGCCGGACACTGCACGCAAGGCGGCGGCACGTGGTCCATCGGGCCGGTGACCGCGAGCAGCTTCCCCGGCGACGACTACGGCCTCATCAGATACAGCGACCCGAGCCAGGCGGAGGGCGGGGTGCGCGGTCCCGGCGGGACGCTGATCGACATCATGGACGCCCGGACGCCGTCCGTCGGCCAGAGCGTGTGCCGCACGGGGCCCGCCACGGGAGTGCACTGCGGCACCGTGTCCGCGCTCAACGCGACGGTGAACTACGGCGGCGGCGACGTCGTGACCGGCCTCATCCAGACCACCGTCTGCGCGGAGCCCGGCGACAGCGGCGGCCCGCTCTTCACGGGCCACTCCGCGCTCGGCATCACCTCGGGCGGCAGCGGCACCTGCTCATCGGGCGGCACCACCTTCTTCCAGCCCGTCGTCGAACCCCTGAGCGCCTACGGCCTCTCGCTCCTGTGA
- a CDS encoding SGNH/GDSL hydrolase family protein — translation MATVLSLVLTGPAQAAGPAYVALGDSYSSGNGAGNYDSSSGDCHRSLSAYPYLWKNAHQPSSFNDDACSGAVTTDVTNSQLGHLSASTGLVSLTIGGNDAGFSDVMTTCVTGSDSTCVNRVNQAESYAQNTLPGRLKATYDAIRAKAPNARVVVLGYPRIYTLNVFCVGLSDTKHRKIDEAADMLNSVIRTASQNHGFVYGDVSSTFSGHELCSGDDWLHSLVVSPSWESYHPTATGHSSGYYPVFNSVSGS, via the coding sequence ATGGCGACGGTGCTCAGCCTTGTTCTGACAGGTCCGGCACAGGCTGCCGGACCTGCCTATGTGGCACTGGGTGACTCGTACTCGTCCGGCAACGGTGCCGGCAACTACGACAGTTCGAGCGGTGACTGCCACCGCAGCCTGAGCGCGTACCCCTACCTGTGGAAGAACGCCCACCAGCCGTCCTCGTTCAACGACGACGCCTGCTCGGGCGCGGTGACCACGGACGTGACGAACAGCCAGCTCGGTCACCTGAGCGCCTCCACCGGGCTGGTCTCCCTCACCATCGGCGGCAACGACGCGGGCTTCTCCGACGTGATGACCACCTGCGTGACGGGCTCAGACAGCACCTGCGTCAACCGGGTCAACCAGGCCGAGAGCTACGCCCAGAACACGCTTCCCGGCCGCCTGAAGGCCACCTACGACGCGATACGCGCCAAGGCCCCCAACGCCAGGGTGGTCGTGCTGGGCTACCCGCGCATCTACACGCTCAACGTGTTCTGCGTCGGCCTCTCGGACACCAAGCACCGCAAGATCGACGAGGCGGCGGACATGCTCAACAGCGTCATCAGGACGGCCTCGCAGAACCACGGCTTCGTCTACGGCGACGTCAGCTCCACCTTCAGCGGACACGAGCTCTGCTCCGGCGACGACTGGCTGCACTCCCTCGTCGTCTCCCCGAGCTGGGAGTCGTACCACCCCACCGCCACCGGCCACTCCAGCGGCTACTACCCCGTGTTCAACAGCGTCAGCGGCAGCTGA
- a CDS encoding pyridoxal-phosphate dependent enzyme has translation MTDTARVTLADVRAAAERIEGTAHRTPVLRSRTLDRLAGAHVLVKCENFQRIGAFKFRGAYNAASRLSEEQLARGIAAYSSGNHAQAVALAARELGTTAVILMPEDTPAAKLDATVGYGAEVVSYDRYTGDRVALGTAMAAERGLTLIPPYEHPHVIAGQGTAALELLEDAAGLDALLVPVGGGGLMAGSATAVKGVSGGTRVVGVEPQAGNDTQQSLAKGRRISIPVPRTIADGLAADTPGELTFSINRRLVDEVVTVAEDEIREAMRLAFERLKIVVEPSGAVGLAALLFHRLAPVPPRVGVIISGGNIGAGRFAELLKD, from the coding sequence ATGACGGACACGGCCCGGGTCACCCTGGCGGACGTGCGCGCCGCCGCCGAGCGGATCGAGGGCACGGCGCACCGCACGCCGGTCCTGCGCTCGCGCACCCTGGACCGGCTGGCCGGTGCGCACGTGCTCGTCAAGTGCGAGAACTTCCAGCGGATAGGCGCGTTCAAGTTCCGCGGCGCGTACAACGCGGCGTCACGCCTGTCCGAGGAGCAGTTGGCCAGGGGCATCGCCGCCTACTCCTCGGGCAACCACGCGCAGGCGGTCGCGCTGGCCGCCCGGGAGCTGGGCACGACCGCGGTGATCCTGATGCCGGAGGACACGCCCGCCGCCAAGCTGGACGCCACCGTCGGGTACGGCGCCGAGGTCGTCAGCTACGACCGCTACACCGGGGACCGGGTCGCGCTCGGTACGGCGATGGCCGCCGAGCGCGGGCTCACGCTCATCCCGCCGTACGAGCATCCGCATGTGATCGCGGGGCAGGGCACGGCCGCGCTCGAACTGCTCGAAGACGCCGCCGGGCTGGACGCCCTGCTGGTGCCCGTCGGGGGCGGCGGGCTGATGGCCGGCAGCGCCACGGCCGTCAAGGGGGTGTCGGGCGGGACCCGGGTCGTGGGGGTCGAGCCCCAGGCCGGCAACGACACCCAGCAGTCGCTGGCGAAGGGCCGCCGGATCTCGATCCCGGTGCCGCGCACCATCGCCGACGGCCTGGCCGCGGACACCCCCGGCGAGCTCACCTTCTCCATCAACCGGCGGCTGGTGGACGAGGTGGTCACGGTCGCCGAGGACGAGATCCGCGAGGCGATGCGGCTGGCGTTCGAACGGCTGAAGATCGTCGTGGAACCGAGCGGCGCCGTGGGCCTGGCCGCCCTCCTGTTCCACCGGCTCGCACCCGTCCCGCCACGCGTCGGCGTGATCATCTCCGGCGGCAACATCGGTGCCGGGCGCTTCGCCGAGCTGCTGAAGGACTGA
- a CDS encoding MEDS domain-containing protein encodes MVERQRPPAAVSGVAVDPGEHVCVLYRGRAERDRLLAPFLADGLLAGDACLLLEAEGEGRTIRDVLARQDPAARPYADDLRIRGPELYLRDGVFDADRALALLSAWSDTVLAPDPPPLVRLAADMSWAGPLVAPDFVDDLVGYEAAATRWLAARPVAGMCLYDLELFGSEAVVPLVRVHPKVLLGGMVMENPCACGGGEPG; translated from the coding sequence ATGGTGGAGCGGCAGAGGCCGCCGGCCGCGGTGAGCGGGGTGGCCGTGGACCCGGGCGAGCACGTGTGCGTGCTGTACCGGGGCCGCGCGGAACGCGACCGGCTGCTGGCGCCGTTCCTCGCGGACGGCCTGCTGGCCGGGGACGCCTGCCTGCTGCTGGAGGCGGAGGGTGAGGGCCGCACCATCCGGGACGTGCTGGCCCGGCAGGACCCCGCTGCTCGCCCGTACGCGGACGACCTGCGCATCCGGGGTCCGGAACTGTACCTGCGGGACGGCGTCTTCGACGCGGACCGGGCGCTGGCCCTGCTGTCCGCCTGGTCCGACACCGTCCTCGCACCGGATCCGCCTCCGCTCGTCCGGCTGGCCGCCGACATGAGCTGGGCGGGGCCCCTGGTGGCGCCGGACTTCGTCGACGACCTGGTCGGCTACGAGGCGGCGGCCACCCGCTGGCTGGCCGCCCGGCCGGTGGCGGGCATGTGCCTGTACGACCTGGAGCTGTTCGGCAGCGAGGCGGTCGTCCCGCTGGTCAGGGTCCACCCCAAGGTGCTGCTGGGCGGCATGGTGATGGAGAACCCTTGCGCTTGCGGCGGAGGGGAGCCGGGTTAG
- a CDS encoding CdaR family transcriptional regulator, with protein sequence MTATPGTAERSRRRTGDRAHLADLYSVHVLSKIMNGEWDESAVLHRALSAVAALGPCRAEAGFLVVDRLPVRAPSDRRPGVPGLDSQVRALSGREGPIEVRGRAWGWAFALHTGDGAAGHDGTLGYLVCSAPAPPDEEDRFVLRVLAQQTAAALAGARARRRDRAHARELARLDEESAAVSARLTESISDLEHRRTVHEALGEASASGAGVRGVAEAVHRLTGRPVAVEDRFGNLEAWAGPGRPEPYPKPDAAQHEELLQGVARELRPVRVGGRLVAPVRHGGEVLGLLALIGQEAGSGVHEEFALDHACTVLALELAHLRSLADVELRLRRGLVDDLIDGTDDDSAFARAAAVGHDLHGTHRIAVVRWAGHAAGEALVRVVGRAAAGLRMRTLAAAHSDLVVLVVQGRVPAGALHRVLARELGSSGGAIGVGGGCEAPGGLPRSFREAERALEVRRHSRAPDGATAFEDLGLYRILGPDAGDREVDGFVREWLGPLLDYDGAHRSELVRTLFQFFECGGNYDSAAEALAIHRSTLRYRLGRIREISGSDLSDVDSRLNLHVATRVWQVLGGPA encoded by the coding sequence ATGACCGCGACCCCGGGGACGGCCGAGAGGTCCCGACGGCGGACCGGGGACCGCGCGCACCTGGCCGATCTGTACAGCGTCCACGTGCTCTCGAAGATCATGAACGGCGAGTGGGACGAGAGCGCCGTCCTGCACCGGGCCCTGTCCGCCGTGGCCGCCCTGGGGCCCTGCCGCGCGGAGGCCGGCTTCCTCGTCGTAGACCGCCTTCCGGTGCGGGCCCCCAGCGACCGGCGGCCTGGCGTGCCCGGCCTGGACAGCCAGGTCAGGGCGCTGTCCGGCCGGGAGGGGCCGATCGAGGTGCGCGGCCGCGCATGGGGCTGGGCCTTCGCGCTGCACACCGGCGACGGCGCCGCCGGCCACGACGGCACCCTGGGCTACCTGGTGTGCAGCGCCCCCGCACCGCCCGATGAGGAAGACCGCTTCGTCCTGCGCGTCCTCGCCCAGCAGACCGCCGCGGCCCTCGCCGGTGCGCGGGCCCGCCGCAGGGACCGCGCCCACGCCCGGGAGCTGGCCCGGCTGGACGAGGAGAGCGCCGCGGTCAGCGCCCGGCTGACCGAGTCGATCTCCGACCTGGAGCACCGGCGGACCGTCCACGAGGCCCTCGGCGAGGCATCCGCGAGCGGTGCCGGCGTGCGGGGCGTCGCCGAGGCGGTCCACCGGCTCACCGGGCGTCCCGTGGCGGTCGAGGACCGGTTCGGCAACCTTGAGGCCTGGGCGGGCCCCGGCAGGCCGGAGCCGTATCCGAAACCGGACGCCGCGCAGCACGAGGAACTCCTCCAGGGCGTGGCGCGCGAGCTGCGGCCGGTGCGGGTGGGGGGCCGGCTGGTGGCGCCGGTCCGGCACGGCGGCGAGGTGCTTGGCCTGCTCGCGCTGATCGGCCAGGAGGCCGGTAGCGGCGTTCACGAGGAGTTCGCCCTCGACCACGCGTGCACCGTGCTCGCCCTGGAACTGGCCCATCTGCGCAGCCTCGCCGACGTGGAGCTGCGCCTGCGGCGCGGCCTGGTGGACGACCTGATCGACGGCACCGACGACGACAGCGCCTTCGCGCGGGCCGCCGCGGTCGGCCACGACCTGCACGGCACGCATCGCATCGCCGTGGTGCGGTGGGCGGGCCACGCCGCCGGCGAGGCACTCGTGCGGGTGGTCGGCCGGGCGGCCGCGGGCCTGAGGATGCGGACGCTGGCGGCGGCCCACAGCGACCTGGTGGTCCTGGTGGTCCAGGGCCGCGTGCCGGCGGGGGCCCTCCACCGGGTGCTCGCCCGCGAACTGGGCTCGTCCGGCGGGGCGATCGGTGTCGGCGGCGGCTGCGAAGCCCCCGGCGGCCTTCCGCGGTCGTTCCGGGAGGCGGAGCGGGCCCTGGAGGTGCGGCGGCACTCCCGGGCGCCGGACGGTGCGACGGCCTTCGAGGACCTCGGGCTCTACCGCATCCTGGGACCGGACGCGGGCGACCGGGAGGTCGACGGGTTCGTCCGCGAGTGGCTGGGACCCCTGCTCGACTACGACGGCGCGCACCGCTCGGAGCTGGTGCGCACCCTCTTCCAGTTCTTCGAGTGCGGAGGGAACTACGACAGCGCCGCCGAGGCCCTGGCGATCCACCGCAGCACCCTGCGGTACCGGTTGGGGCGCATCCGCGAGATCAGCGGCAGCGACCTCTCGGACGTCGACAGCCGGCTGAACCTGCACGTCGCCACCCGGGTGTGGCAGGTCCTGGGAGGCCCGGCGTGA
- the dnaK gene encoding molecular chaperone DnaK, translated as MAKAVGIDLGTTNSVIAAWEGGEATVLPNSEGSRTTPSVVAFTDTGERLVGQLARRQAILNPKGTVYSSKRFIGRRFDEIPEEAKAVGFDVAADDQGNARFEVRGKLYAPEEISALVLRKLADDAGKQLGERVTEAVVTVPAYFNDAQRTATRDAGRIAGLEVLRIINEPTAAALAYGLDKKGHETVLVFDLGGGTFDVSLLDVGEGVVEVRATAGDGHLGGDDFDRRLVDHLADRFQQENAIDLRQDPQALQRLFEAAEKAKTELSSVTQTQVSLPFITADASGPKHLTETVMRSTFEQITQDLLERTMEPVQRAMEDAKIGENDIGEVILVGGATRMPAVQSVVRRLTGGKEPNMSVNPDEVVALGAGIQAGVLKGEVKDVLLLDVTPLSLGVETAGGVMTKIIERNTTIPVRRTETFSTAEDNQSAVDIVVLQGERELAVDNRVLGRFRLEDIRPAPRGEPQVEVTFDVDANGIVNVTARDRDTGAEQSITITEGSNLERGEVDRMIQEAEEHRSEDKALREAVDARNELDAAAYQVERQIGELGDAAPSHERSRAEMLVADARGAVKEQAPLDRARSLTSELQQVYASLAAHRSGAGAGARGQSEPGEERGEGGPRRSDDDVIDAEFDKS; from the coding sequence ATGGCCAAGGCAGTCGGGATCGACCTGGGAACAACGAACTCGGTGATCGCGGCCTGGGAGGGCGGCGAGGCGACGGTGCTTCCCAACTCCGAGGGCAGCCGCACCACACCCTCGGTGGTGGCCTTCACCGACACCGGTGAGCGGCTGGTCGGCCAGCTCGCCCGCCGCCAGGCGATCCTCAACCCCAAGGGCACCGTCTATTCCTCCAAGCGCTTCATCGGACGCCGTTTCGACGAGATCCCCGAGGAGGCGAAGGCGGTCGGCTTCGACGTCGCCGCCGACGACCAGGGCAATGCCCGCTTCGAGGTCCGCGGCAAGCTCTACGCGCCGGAGGAGATCAGCGCGCTCGTGCTGCGCAAGCTCGCCGACGACGCCGGCAAGCAGCTCGGTGAGCGGGTGACGGAGGCGGTCGTCACGGTGCCGGCCTACTTCAACGACGCCCAGCGCACCGCGACCCGGGACGCCGGGCGCATCGCCGGCCTGGAGGTCCTGCGCATCATCAACGAGCCGACGGCTGCCGCGCTCGCCTACGGCCTGGACAAGAAGGGCCACGAGACGGTCCTCGTGTTCGACCTCGGCGGCGGCACCTTCGACGTGAGCCTGCTCGACGTCGGCGAGGGAGTCGTCGAGGTGCGGGCCACCGCCGGCGACGGCCACCTCGGCGGCGACGACTTCGACCGGCGCCTCGTGGACCACCTGGCGGACCGGTTCCAGCAGGAGAACGCCATCGACCTGCGGCAGGACCCGCAGGCTCTGCAGCGCCTCTTCGAGGCCGCCGAGAAGGCCAAGACGGAGCTGAGCTCGGTCACCCAGACGCAGGTCAGCCTGCCGTTCATCACGGCCGACGCCTCCGGCCCCAAGCACCTCACCGAGACGGTGATGCGCTCGACGTTCGAGCAGATCACCCAGGACCTGCTGGAGCGGACCATGGAGCCGGTCCAGCGGGCGATGGAGGACGCCAAGATCGGTGAGAACGACATCGGCGAGGTCATCCTCGTCGGCGGTGCGACCCGGATGCCGGCCGTGCAGAGCGTGGTGCGCCGCCTCACCGGCGGCAAGGAACCCAACATGAGCGTCAACCCGGACGAGGTCGTGGCGCTGGGTGCGGGGATCCAGGCCGGGGTGCTCAAGGGTGAGGTCAAGGACGTCCTGCTGCTCGACGTCACGCCGCTGTCGCTGGGCGTGGAGACCGCGGGCGGCGTGATGACGAAGATCATCGAGCGGAACACCACGATCCCGGTCCGCCGCACCGAGACGTTCTCCACCGCCGAGGACAACCAGTCCGCCGTGGACATCGTGGTCCTCCAGGGCGAGCGTGAACTCGCCGTGGACAACCGCGTGCTCGGCAGGTTCCGCCTGGAGGACATCAGGCCCGCGCCGCGTGGCGAGCCGCAGGTCGAGGTCACCTTCGACGTCGACGCCAACGGCATCGTCAACGTCACCGCGCGCGACAGGGACACCGGCGCCGAGCAGAGCATCACCATCACCGAGGGCTCGAACCTGGAGCGCGGCGAGGTCGACCGGATGATCCAGGAGGCCGAGGAGCACCGCAGCGAGGACAAGGCCCTGCGGGAGGCCGTGGATGCACGCAACGAGCTGGACGCCGCCGCCTACCAGGTCGAGCGCCAGATCGGTGAACTCGGCGACGCGGCCCCGTCCCACGAGCGCTCCCGCGCCGAGATGCTCGTCGCCGACGCCCGGGGCGCCGTCAAGGAGCAGGCTCCGCTGGATCGGGCCAGGTCGCTGACCTCGGAGCTCCAGCAGGTGTACGCCTCGCTCGCCGCCCACCGCTCCGGCGCGGGCGCCGGCGCGAGGGGCCAGTCGGAGCCCGGCGAGGAGCGCGGAGAGGGCGGCCCCCGCCGGTCCGACGACGACGTGATCGACGCCGAGTTCGACAAGAGCTGA
- a CDS encoding nucleotide exchange factor GrpE, which yields MSTEQEPTQGAEPRREPPTREPAVQERAAAQEELPVRQPEEQPSGSAEQEPGPVEQEPTGAGDRRAADVAELQDRWHRALADLDNLRKRHAKELQHARADERARTAAALLPVIDNLELALEHAGSEPSAVLKGVEAVRDQAVETFGGLGYPRFEETGVPFDPARHEVVGTVDTADGAETEPNTVVQVVRPGYGAGEDLLRPASVVVSKRWE from the coding sequence ATGTCCACCGAGCAGGAGCCCACCCAGGGGGCCGAACCGCGCCGGGAGCCGCCGACACGGGAGCCAGCCGTGCAGGAGCGGGCCGCCGCGCAGGAGGAACTGCCCGTGCGGCAGCCGGAAGAGCAGCCGTCCGGTTCGGCGGAGCAGGAGCCCGGACCGGTGGAGCAGGAGCCCACCGGGGCCGGGGACCGCCGCGCCGCGGACGTCGCCGAGCTCCAGGACCGCTGGCACCGCGCCCTCGCCGACCTGGACAACCTCCGCAAGCGGCACGCCAAGGAGCTCCAGCACGCGCGTGCCGACGAGCGCGCCCGCACCGCCGCGGCGCTGCTGCCCGTCATCGACAACCTGGAACTGGCCCTGGAACACGCCGGATCCGAGCCGTCCGCCGTCCTCAAGGGCGTCGAGGCGGTGCGCGACCAGGCCGTCGAGACGTTCGGCGGGCTCGGCTACCCGCGGTTCGAGGAGACGGGCGTGCCCTTCGACCCGGCCCGGCACGAGGTCGTCGGCACCGTCGACACCGCCGACGGTGCCGAGACCGAGCCGAACACCGTGGTCCAGGTCGTGCGGCCGGGGTACGGCGCGGGCGAGGACCTGCTGCGCCCCGCGTCCGTCGTGGTCAGCAAGCGGTGGGAGTGA